CGGCGGCGCGTTTGGCGGATTTCTCGGAACGCGTGGCGACTGCGACGAGTTCGAATTTAACCGGGGCGAGGTCGCGCGAGAACTTGTCCAGGCCGACGCGGGCGAGCTGGCCGGCGATGCCGAAGCGCTGGAGGTCGGCGTAGGCGCGGAGGTGGACGTCGCCGCCGAACATGCCGGCGCCGACGAGGGCGATTTTGATGGTGGGTTGCATGTGAGTTCGGCTGCGAATGTGCCCGCGCAATCGAGGCGATGGCAAGCACGAGCGCTTGCGGAGGTGATCGCCCGTCTCCCGCACGCGAGCGAACAGTCGCGACGCGT
The sequence above is a segment of the Verrucomicrobiota bacterium genome. Coding sequences within it:
- a CDS encoding gfo/Idh/MocA family oxidoreductase; translated protein: MQPTIKIALVGAGMFGGDVHLRAYADLQRFGIAGQLARVGLDKFSRDLAPVKFELVAVATRSEKSAKRAA